From Leptospira langatensis, the proteins below share one genomic window:
- a CDS encoding YifB family Mg chelatase-like AAA ATPase, with product MKSLRLIKLFGASLDGVDPFPVSVEINIKRGIPRFAITGLAAAVIKESGDRIRIAIENSGFDYSLCNILVHLSPAGRKKEGTYLDLTIATGILALTGQLQEPERLETFLILGELGLDGSILPIKGILPILLSLARSHFSGAIVPWANKEEASVQEKIPIYAISQLKDLQVLLKGGISREPKRNVKSHVENSPERIDLYKSQLPALRALQIACAGFHHCLLSGSPGTGKTMLARLAYSLLPNPDESEAIELLAFRSFQENTKNRNVKRPFRNPHHTASDISLVGGSIHLKMGEVSLASHGILFLDELSEFSSRNLQALREPMEEGRITIARISGSVTYPASFLLLGATNLCPCGYYGSSVRICTCSLSSIRNYQAPFSGPFLDRIEIFYHLSLPRAREEKTVSVDLKKIRESIALAAFLQKRRLYKQIGKLYNGRLRGEEVEAFIPLSEVCNDFLMSASAQEKFSIRKLSHAKKVARSIADLEGSEGIELKHLEEALVFLNSGWSPENRAVS from the coding sequence ATGAAATCACTAAGACTGATTAAATTGTTTGGAGCATCCTTGGATGGCGTAGATCCGTTTCCTGTTTCCGTGGAGATCAATATCAAAAGAGGAATTCCTAGGTTTGCGATCACAGGACTCGCTGCTGCTGTGATCAAGGAGTCGGGAGACAGAATCCGGATCGCGATCGAGAACAGTGGATTCGATTATTCTCTTTGTAACATTCTAGTCCATCTCTCTCCTGCAGGCAGAAAGAAAGAAGGTACCTATCTGGATCTTACCATTGCTACAGGTATCCTAGCGTTGACCGGCCAATTGCAAGAGCCGGAAAGACTAGAAACATTTCTGATCTTGGGAGAACTCGGACTAGACGGTTCTATTCTTCCGATCAAAGGGATCCTGCCAATCTTACTCTCTTTGGCCCGGTCCCATTTTTCCGGCGCCATCGTTCCTTGGGCAAACAAAGAAGAAGCGTCGGTTCAGGAAAAGATCCCGATCTATGCGATCTCCCAGCTGAAAGATCTACAGGTTTTGTTGAAGGGAGGGATTTCCAGAGAACCTAAAAGGAATGTTAAATCCCACGTGGAGAATTCCCCGGAAAGAATAGATCTTTATAAGAGCCAATTGCCGGCGCTTCGGGCTTTGCAGATCGCTTGCGCCGGTTTTCATCATTGTCTTCTTTCCGGATCTCCCGGCACGGGAAAGACGATGCTTGCAAGACTTGCCTATTCTCTTCTGCCAAATCCCGATGAAAGCGAGGCAATCGAGTTATTGGCTTTTAGGTCCTTCCAAGAGAACACAAAGAATAGGAATGTCAAAAGACCATTTCGAAATCCTCATCATACAGCTTCCGATATTTCTTTGGTAGGAGGATCCATTCATTTGAAAATGGGAGAAGTCTCTCTCGCAAGCCATGGGATCCTTTTCTTGGACGAGCTCTCCGAATTCTCTTCCCGAAATCTGCAAGCCTTGCGAGAGCCCATGGAAGAAGGAAGGATCACGATCGCTAGGATCTCCGGGTCCGTTACCTACCCTGCCTCCTTTCTTCTACTCGGAGCCACCAATCTTTGTCCTTGCGGTTATTACGGTTCTTCCGTTCGGATATGTACTTGTTCCCTTTCTTCGATCCGAAATTACCAAGCTCCCTTTAGCGGTCCCTTCTTGGATCGGATCGAGATCTTCTACCATCTGAGTCTGCCTAGGGCTCGAGAGGAAAAAACTGTCTCAGTAGATTTGAAGAAAATACGGGAGTCGATTGCGCTCGCAGCATTCTTACAAAAACGAAGATTGTACAAGCAAATTGGAAAATTATATAACGGCAGATTAAGAGGAGAAGAAGTCGAGGCGTTTATCCCACTCTCCGAAGTATGTAACGATTTTCTAATGAGTGCTTCTGCTCAGGAAAAGTTCAGTATTCGAAAACTTTCTCATGCAAAGAAGGTAGCGAGGTCGATTGCGGATCTGGAAGGTTCGGAAGGGATAGAACTCAAGCATTTGGAGGAGGCCCTTGTTTTCCTGAATTCCGGATGGTCTCCGGAAAACAGGGCCGTTTCCTAG
- a CDS encoding type II secretion system-associated lipoprotein — protein MVRILTLLLALLTLGCSARLIKKDRLFEINNHYQDRIYSLKKDTKVSANETFKKGMLVRIYIESTPSLIKIKCFPADQKREHAIGRLLAYQVNEDFEKKAINIEDLDKIVANELTEYKKKK, from the coding sequence ATGGTGCGAATCCTGACCCTTCTCCTGGCACTTTTGACCCTAGGGTGCAGTGCCCGGCTGATCAAGAAGGATCGATTGTTCGAGATCAATAATCATTACCAGGACCGGATATACTCCCTCAAAAAAGACACGAAGGTATCCGCCAATGAAACGTTCAAGAAAGGGATGTTGGTTCGGATCTATATCGAATCGACTCCTTCCTTAATTAAGATCAAGTGCTTCCCGGCAGACCAAAAGCGGGAACATGCGATCGGAAGGTTGCTTGCGTATCAGGTAAACGAGGATTTCGAGAAAAAGGCCATCAATATAGAGGATTTGGATAAGATCGTAGCAAATGAGCTCACGGAATACAAAAAGAAAAAATAA
- a CDS encoding M23 family metallopeptidase: MSSRNTKRKNKRPIFQGSRRQPDATDIKYVKRTILCLPIISAMVASALSAEPVKNYDTAISDYANRDSSFFTDKEERKIKQLFSQSPEEWETADKYSSLSYNKDKSNLELPSFISINPIISSKIINQSGIILKSYVVKPKDTLFRIAKALRTTAAKITEANGLKKGSVLKVGQSLSIPVKVGNASRQKVEYRRVFLTPVLNSRVTSRFGKRKDPFHTGGGGYHTGIDLAGPQGAPILASAEGTVSFAGVNGGYGNSVIIDHGNGYRTMYAHCAKITVEEGTKVKPGTVIGAVGRTGSATGSHLHFEVFYDGKRINPEAALRKTLKIVTNLDTGKVAKI, from the coding sequence ATGAGCTCACGGAATACAAAAAGAAAAAATAAACGACCTATATTCCAAGGTTCAAGAAGGCAACCGGACGCGACCGATATTAAATACGTGAAACGGACGATTCTTTGCCTTCCCATTATATCCGCCATGGTGGCTTCGGCTTTATCGGCCGAGCCTGTAAAAAATTACGATACCGCGATCAGCGATTATGCGAACCGCGACTCTTCCTTCTTTACCGACAAGGAAGAACGTAAGATCAAGCAACTATTCTCCCAATCCCCGGAAGAATGGGAGACTGCGGACAAGTATTCTTCTCTCAGCTATAATAAGGATAAGTCCAATTTGGAACTTCCTTCTTTCATTAGCATCAATCCGATCATTTCCTCCAAGATCATTAACCAGAGCGGTATTATCCTCAAATCCTACGTGGTAAAACCAAAGGATACTCTATTCAGGATCGCTAAAGCACTTAGGACCACGGCTGCCAAGATCACCGAAGCGAACGGTCTTAAAAAAGGTTCCGTTCTCAAAGTAGGCCAGAGCCTGAGCATTCCCGTAAAGGTGGGTAACGCGTCCCGCCAAAAGGTGGAATACAGAAGGGTATTCCTAACCCCGGTCTTAAATTCCAGGGTCACTTCCAGATTCGGAAAAAGGAAGGACCCATTCCATACCGGAGGAGGGGGCTATCATACCGGGATAGACCTGGCCGGACCTCAGGGAGCTCCTATATTGGCATCTGCGGAAGGAACCGTAAGTTTTGCTGGAGTGAATGGGGGCTACGGAAATTCTGTCATTATTGATCACGGAAACGGATATAGAACCATGTATGCGCACTGCGCGAAAATTACCGTCGAAGAGGGAACGAAAGTTAAACCGGGGACGGTCATAGGTGCCGTAGGTCGAACAGGCTCGGCTACCGGTTCCCATCTCCATTTCGAGGTGTTCTACGACGGAAAGAGGATCAATCCTGAGGCAGCGCTCAGAAAGACCTTAAAGATTGTTACCAACCTAGATACCGGTAAGGTAGCAAAGATCTAG
- a CDS encoding general secretion pathway protein GspC, which yields MNAIFIELRKHTFYALIPIVVFFSFSLAYLCRGILLLFLTPDVQTGSASVAPRRPVNPPMISMDSYKEMVTGNLFRGSLAPPPGEVAAGAGGPGAPGAPPDTGEGEDMRITGTLSGHWSFARVTILEKGKQYAEEFATGETIAGYKVKSILLNHVILEKGGSPLKVEIGQTPGEARAKLGAAAAAPGAPSSPDSVKKILSRQDVNRKLADPTAIYRNARFGPFLENNIIGGYKIYSISNDHIFYSLGARNGDVIRRVNGMPLNDTVKMMEIWNSLKTTDKVSVDVERGGKVLSYEFIIRN from the coding sequence ATGAACGCAATTTTTATAGAATTACGAAAGCATACTTTCTATGCTCTAATACCTATAGTCGTATTCTTTTCCTTTTCTCTAGCCTATCTTTGCCGTGGTATCTTGCTCCTCTTTCTGACCCCTGACGTACAGACCGGTTCCGCTTCCGTCGCTCCCAGAAGACCGGTGAATCCTCCCATGATCTCTATGGACTCCTACAAGGAAATGGTCACTGGGAATTTATTTAGGGGAAGTCTTGCTCCTCCTCCGGGAGAAGTTGCTGCCGGCGCTGGAGGTCCAGGTGCACCGGGAGCTCCGCCCGATACGGGAGAAGGTGAGGACATGCGGATCACCGGAACTCTTAGCGGTCACTGGAGTTTTGCCCGAGTGACTATTTTAGAAAAAGGGAAACAATACGCAGAAGAATTCGCCACCGGAGAGACCATTGCCGGATACAAGGTGAAGTCCATTCTTCTGAACCATGTAATATTAGAGAAGGGTGGCTCTCCCTTAAAAGTGGAGATCGGCCAGACCCCAGGAGAGGCTAGAGCCAAACTGGGAGCGGCAGCGGCTGCACCTGGAGCTCCTTCTTCTCCTGATTCCGTTAAGAAGATCCTGTCTCGCCAGGACGTGAATCGTAAACTGGCGGACCCTACCGCAATTTATAGAAATGCCAGATTCGGCCCCTTCCTCGAGAATAACATAATCGGGGGCTATAAAATTTATAGCATATCAAACGATCATATTTTTTATTCCCTAGGAGCGAGGAACGGAGACGTGATCCGCCGAGTGAACGGAATGCCCCTGAACGATACGGTTAAGATGATGGAGATTTGGAATTCTCTCAAAACGACCGATAAAGTATCCGTAGATGTGGAGCGCGGGGGAAAGGTTTTGTCTTATGAATTTATTATCCGGAATTAA
- the gspD gene encoding type II secretion system secretin GspD, which produces MRKNELRSRYLRNATFIVLLLLSMQENLFSQSAKKKRSASAGSSTAEETKERTFFANWRDTELNDFLKGMSAILKKNILLDESLKGKKITIISQKEIPIRNAFPFMKAVLESMGFAVVEETDLITIVKLKDALARSPYVRVGKEPIPEGEASDNRIITQIIPVENVKPEELEPILKRLTSPNTDIIVYRNTNTIVLSGSTADINKLLTLVNELDVRPEESTPGAVASAGDVHIYTLEYSEAEKISATLIKLDTPTVGDTPIPVAAPGAPAPPAPKVEKIKAVGHKESNSVIVTATESEWNEIRKIIRILDSARKQVLLEVLIVELTSTDTNDFGIDWRFQGQGPYSQFNSGLAKEGNIINSSGRINPNLNTLSGFSLGFVQAGAQQILGILSANQGNENFNVLSAPQVLTLDNQEAEINVGQDVPVRTQSRNAGLGGANAVTVDNYEYRPTGIKLKFTPHVNKNNKITLDLLQEIKNIASIALAGGNPTFNRREVKTTITIDNRQTIVIGGLISNDKQKRLIKIPLLGDIPYLGWIFRRTTEQLKKTNLMVFITPHILDNREQADKITVKKKLQQERYELERERVLNKEATIKERGE; this is translated from the coding sequence ATGCGCAAAAATGAATTAAGATCCAGATACCTTAGAAACGCGACCTTTATCGTATTGCTGTTGCTTTCCATGCAGGAAAATCTATTTTCGCAATCCGCGAAAAAGAAGAGAAGCGCTAGTGCAGGCAGCTCTACAGCGGAAGAAACTAAGGAAAGAACCTTCTTCGCGAACTGGAGAGACACTGAACTTAACGATTTCTTAAAGGGAATGAGCGCCATTCTTAAGAAGAATATCCTTTTGGATGAAAGCCTAAAAGGGAAAAAGATCACGATCATCTCCCAAAAAGAGATCCCGATCAGGAACGCATTTCCGTTCATGAAAGCTGTCTTGGAATCCATGGGATTCGCGGTGGTCGAGGAAACGGATCTGATCACCATCGTAAAACTAAAGGACGCTCTTGCAAGATCCCCTTATGTTCGAGTGGGCAAAGAACCCATTCCAGAAGGGGAAGCCTCCGATAACCGAATCATCACTCAGATCATTCCTGTGGAAAATGTCAAACCGGAGGAATTGGAACCGATCCTAAAACGTCTAACGTCTCCAAACACGGATATCATCGTTTATAGAAATACGAATACGATCGTTCTTTCCGGTTCCACTGCGGATATCAATAAACTCCTGACGCTCGTCAACGAGTTAGACGTAAGACCGGAAGAATCTACTCCTGGTGCTGTGGCTTCTGCCGGAGACGTTCATATTTATACTCTGGAATATAGCGAAGCGGAGAAGATCTCCGCGACTCTGATCAAATTGGATACTCCTACAGTCGGAGATACTCCTATCCCAGTGGCGGCTCCGGGTGCCCCGGCTCCTCCCGCTCCTAAGGTGGAGAAGATCAAGGCAGTTGGTCATAAGGAATCCAACTCTGTTATCGTAACCGCAACCGAATCGGAATGGAATGAGATCCGAAAGATCATCCGGATCTTGGATTCTGCCAGAAAGCAGGTCCTGTTAGAGGTTCTGATCGTGGAGTTAACTTCTACAGATACGAACGACTTCGGTATTGACTGGAGATTCCAAGGACAGGGTCCGTATAGCCAGTTCAACTCGGGACTCGCAAAAGAAGGAAATATCATCAACTCCAGTGGTAGGATCAACCCGAACCTAAACACTCTCTCCGGTTTTTCCTTGGGCTTTGTACAAGCAGGTGCCCAGCAGATCCTAGGGATCTTAAGCGCGAACCAAGGAAATGAGAACTTCAACGTATTGTCCGCTCCTCAAGTACTTACACTGGATAACCAAGAGGCGGAGATCAACGTAGGACAGGACGTTCCTGTTAGGACCCAAAGTAGGAACGCAGGTCTCGGTGGTGCGAACGCAGTGACTGTCGACAACTACGAGTACCGTCCTACTGGTATCAAACTCAAGTTCACTCCTCATGTGAACAAGAACAACAAGATCACCTTAGATCTACTACAAGAGATCAAGAACATCGCCTCTATCGCTCTTGCAGGTGGAAACCCTACCTTCAACAGAAGGGAGGTAAAGACAACCATTACCATCGACAATAGACAGACGATCGTGATCGGGGGTTTGATCTCCAATGACAAACAGAAGCGTCTCATCAAGATCCCTTTACTTGGGGATATCCCTTACTTGGGCTGGATCTTCCGTAGGACCACGGAACAATTAAAAAAGACGAATTTAATGGTTTTTATTACTCCACATATCTTGGATAATAGGGAACAGGCTGATAAAATCACGGTCAAAAAGAAGCTCCAACAAGAAAGATACGAGTTGGAAAGAGAAAGAGTTCTAAACAAGGAAGCCACCATTAAGGAACGCGGAGAATAA
- the gspE gene encoding type II secretion system ATPase GspE produces MKTLGDILVEDGVISAKDLEESLKLQKKNHLPLGHILQKKGIAGEIDVLKAMARLYRMEFREKLDFKGMEEVYDRIPLKLIQKSRLVPFELHKKNIKVAVSDPTDLHPMDDVRSNLREYKVDFILAPEPEIMRIIHSQFDTTSAAAKDLLNEMEGSFSELAEGFDNETIDLSDDAPIIKMVNVILSQAVNERASDIHVEPYEKSLVVRYRIDGILHNVLTPPKSYHAGITSRIKIMSNLNIAENRLPQDGRIKLRLAGKDVDIRVSTIPCQFGERIVMRLLNKTDQKYSLNTMGFYPDLIKTLRTLIYEPHGIILVTGPTGSGKSTTLYSALTELNTEERNIITCEDPVEYQIDGVSQMQMQEKIGLTFATGLRAILRQDPDVIMVGEIRDEETARIAIQASLTGHLVFSTLHTNDAASAATRLIDMGIEPYLITSTVLGFMAQRLVRTICSQCKTSYKPTPAELESLGISKKELKGGVLHKGTGCSHCMGTGFKGRTGVYEFLIIDTPIKNAILAGSDTNKINEVALENGFTTMRDYGIRKVLDGITTPDEVLRVT; encoded by the coding sequence TTGAAGACGTTAGGGGACATTCTCGTCGAAGACGGAGTCATTTCTGCAAAGGATTTGGAAGAATCCCTTAAACTGCAGAAGAAGAATCATTTACCCCTAGGCCATATTCTCCAGAAAAAAGGTATCGCTGGGGAAATTGACGTTCTCAAGGCAATGGCCCGTCTTTATAGAATGGAATTCCGAGAGAAGCTGGACTTCAAAGGAATGGAGGAGGTATACGATCGTATTCCTCTAAAGCTTATCCAAAAAAGCAGACTAGTCCCTTTCGAATTACATAAGAAAAACATTAAGGTTGCCGTCTCCGATCCTACGGATCTGCATCCTATGGACGATGTCCGCTCTAATTTAAGGGAATACAAAGTGGATTTCATTCTGGCTCCGGAACCGGAGATCATGAGGATCATCCATTCTCAATTCGATACCACTTCCGCTGCTGCAAAAGACCTATTGAACGAGATGGAGGGTAGCTTCTCCGAACTCGCAGAAGGCTTCGATAACGAGACGATCGATCTCTCGGATGACGCTCCCATCATCAAGATGGTGAACGTGATCCTTTCCCAAGCAGTCAACGAAAGAGCTTCGGATATCCACGTAGAGCCTTATGAAAAGAGCCTGGTGGTCCGCTATCGCATTGACGGTATTTTGCATAACGTATTGACCCCGCCCAAGTCGTATCATGCAGGGATCACATCCCGTATCAAGATCATGTCCAACCTGAATATTGCAGAGAACAGGCTTCCTCAGGATGGTAGGATCAAATTGAGGCTGGCAGGAAAGGATGTGGATATCCGGGTTTCCACTATTCCTTGCCAATTCGGAGAGCGTATCGTTATGCGTCTCTTGAATAAGACGGACCAGAAATATTCCCTAAATACTATGGGATTCTATCCGGATCTCATCAAGACCCTTCGCACTTTGATCTATGAACCTCATGGAATTATCCTGGTCACAGGACCTACCGGATCCGGAAAATCGACTACATTGTATTCCGCACTGACGGAGTTGAATACGGAAGAAAGAAATATTATTACCTGCGAAGACCCAGTGGAATACCAGATCGACGGTGTTTCCCAGATGCAAATGCAGGAAAAGATCGGGCTCACATTTGCGACCGGTCTTCGTGCCATTCTTCGCCAGGACCCGGACGTCATCATGGTAGGGGAGATCCGGGACGAGGAGACTGCTCGGATCGCTATCCAAGCCTCTCTTACAGGTCACTTAGTATTCTCCACATTGCACACGAACGACGCCGCCTCTGCCGCAACCCGTTTGATCGATATGGGAATAGAACCTTATCTAATTACATCTACCGTGCTCGGGTTCATGGCGCAGCGTCTCGTCAGAACGATTTGTTCTCAATGTAAGACCTCATACAAACCCACTCCCGCCGAGCTGGAGTCTCTTGGAATTTCTAAGAAGGAATTGAAAGGAGGGGTTCTTCATAAGGGAACGGGTTGTTCTCATTGCATGGGAACAGGTTTCAAAGGAAGAACGGGAGTCTATGAATTCTTGATCATAGATACTCCCATCAAAAATGCGATCCTCGCAGGATCGGATACGAATAAGATCAACGAAGTGGCCTTAGAGAACGGCTTCACCACTATGAGAGATTATGGAATTCGTAAAGTATTGGATGGGATCACGACTCCTGACGAAGTGTTAAGGGTAACTTAA
- a CDS encoding type II secretion system F family protein, giving the protein MALYTYIAFNKKGKEEKGIIDAPNVQSARTKLKGKGLYVRQISEDAERKDRELFPFLAKFLYRVPKKVIGLFSRQLGTLLGAGIPLDKSLSNIIEQTDHEVFRKVVVAMQADITEGSSLSDAMRKHPDVFPSQYPSLVSVGERTGDYETALIRLAEMEEKNLELKGKVTTALVYPAIIFILLQIVIIFLLTTVVPQIEHLFVEFNATLPMITRIVLGTSQLIIGWWFLLFPAIGAAIVGFFFYKSTPEGKEKWEKFVLKIPILRTLNKKVLISNFARNLGILLTNRVPLIVSLQIVEQIVNHSVFGEEIRNAASRIREGEKLSASFANSEILPQLVLGMMSAGEASDRVPEMLNKLAEIYDTEVDTSLKNATQAIEPFMLVFMGFAIGIIMAAIIVPMFSLTQNLQGI; this is encoded by the coding sequence ATGGCTCTCTATACCTACATAGCCTTTAATAAAAAAGGAAAAGAAGAGAAGGGGATTATCGACGCCCCGAATGTGCAATCCGCAAGGACCAAACTAAAAGGCAAGGGCCTCTACGTAAGGCAGATCTCCGAGGACGCAGAAAGAAAGGACAGGGAATTATTCCCATTCTTAGCAAAGTTCTTATATAGAGTACCTAAGAAGGTAATCGGACTTTTCTCCAGACAATTAGGAACCCTCTTAGGAGCAGGGATCCCTCTAGACAAATCTCTCTCAAATATCATAGAGCAAACAGACCACGAAGTGTTTCGCAAGGTAGTGGTCGCCATGCAAGCAGATATTACTGAAGGAAGTTCTCTATCCGATGCCATGAGAAAGCATCCGGATGTCTTTCCAAGCCAGTATCCATCCCTCGTTTCCGTAGGAGAAAGAACAGGGGATTATGAAACCGCTCTGATCCGATTAGCAGAAATGGAAGAAAAGAACCTGGAATTAAAAGGAAAGGTTACGACTGCGTTAGTCTATCCTGCGATTATCTTTATCTTATTGCAGATCGTGATCATCTTTCTTCTCACCACAGTAGTCCCTCAGATCGAGCATTTGTTCGTCGAGTTCAATGCGACCCTTCCTATGATCACTCGGATCGTACTCGGAACGTCTCAGCTGATTATCGGTTGGTGGTTCTTGCTTTTTCCCGCAATCGGTGCAGCGATCGTAGGCTTCTTCTTTTATAAGTCTACTCCGGAAGGAAAAGAAAAGTGGGAAAAATTCGTATTAAAGATCCCTATTTTACGTACTTTGAATAAAAAGGTGCTCATTTCCAACTTTGCGAGAAACCTGGGCATCCTTCTTACAAACCGTGTTCCTTTGATCGTCTCCCTGCAGATCGTGGAGCAGATCGTAAATCATTCCGTGTTCGGCGAAGAGATCCGAAACGCGGCTTCTCGCATCCGAGAGGGGGAAAAACTTTCCGCTTCCTTTGCGAACTCCGAGATCTTACCTCAATTAGTCCTAGGGATGATGTCCGCAGGAGAGGCTTCGGATAGGGTTCCGGAAATGTTGAACAAACTCGCAGAGATCTACGATACGGAAGTGGATACTTCCCTCAAGAACGCAACCCAAGCGATAGAACCGTTCATGCTGGTTTTCATGGGTTTTGCGATCGGAATCATTATGGCTGCTATCATCGTCCCGATGTTCAGCTTGACCCAGAACTTACAGGGGATTTAA
- the gspG gene encoding type II secretion system major pseudopilin GspG, translated as MKTVNKRRRGFTLIELAIVVAILGALMAIIIVNIDITGVNNDTAALKLRKDKQELRMHLERYAQKFGNYPSEDQGLEALAEKPTTGDVPEDWRPMVNSKDVLKDPWKNPYKLRFDNSGEIQIITYGKDKVEGGEGDNADFDIMKEEEYPPQFSKK; from the coding sequence TTGAAAACGGTAAATAAAAGAAGAAGAGGATTCACTCTTATCGAGTTAGCCATTGTGGTCGCTATTTTGGGAGCCTTGATGGCAATCATCATCGTAAACATAGATATCACCGGTGTGAATAACGATACCGCAGCTCTAAAACTCCGTAAGGACAAACAAGAGCTTAGAATGCACTTAGAAAGATACGCTCAGAAATTCGGGAATTATCCGAGCGAGGACCAAGGACTGGAAGCTCTTGCCGAGAAGCCTACCACGGGAGATGTTCCTGAGGACTGGAGACCCATGGTAAATAGCAAGGACGTATTGAAAGATCCTTGGAAGAATCCTTATAAACTGAGATTCGATAATTCAGGAGAGATCCAGATCATCACCTACGGAAAGGATAAGGTAGAAGGTGGAGAAGGAGACAATGCAGACTTCGATATCATGAAGGAAGAGGAATACCCGCCTCAATTCTCCAAAAAATAA
- a CDS encoding pilus assembly FimT family protein, with protein sequence MRTGTNRKRSGFTLIELAIVVSLIGVMFALVLPSLTSLFTPGAQEEAMVLHDVVTFCFRRAKLYQRTVYLQLNIDTETYTVIDMDRDDTGLKEIPVFKDRELPSSSSIVDVMDGRGYRYVNGKVRIPFSPLAISEDFYIHLGPDPEIKRTLIVRRYGGKSEVKDGEVLVPKENLDWYKQNETYGSSQL encoded by the coding sequence ATGCGCACGGGGACCAACAGGAAACGTTCCGGTTTCACTCTGATCGAACTTGCGATCGTTGTATCCTTGATCGGAGTCATGTTCGCCCTCGTGCTTCCTTCCCTCACTAGCCTATTTACACCGGGAGCTCAGGAAGAAGCAATGGTACTGCACGATGTGGTCACCTTTTGCTTTCGTCGGGCAAAACTCTACCAAAGGACCGTATATCTTCAATTGAATATCGATACGGAAACCTACACGGTCATAGATATGGATAGGGACGATACCGGTCTAAAAGAAATACCGGTCTTTAAGGACAGAGAATTGCCTAGCTCTTCTTCTATCGTGGATGTAATGGATGGAAGAGGATATCGATATGTGAACGGAAAGGTTCGTATTCCTTTTTCTCCCTTGGCGATCTCCGAGGATTTTTATATTCACTTAGGTCCGGATCCTGAGATCAAGAGAACCTTGATCGTTCGAAGATACGGTGGTAAGTCGGAAGTAAAGGACGGAGAAGTCCTAGTCCCGAAAGAGAACCTAGATTGGTACAAGCAGAATGAAACGTACGGTTCGAGCCAACTCTAA
- a CDS encoding type II secretion system protein encodes MKRTVRANSKRNFLKRRRSGFTILEMVLAIGIASAWLAYVLMTVAEGVRLKKFAALQMEAAHLAKIKMAQIDSATILQEDTTSGEIPGYKDWKFTTIIKDENLDLLKLSGKGGKRPEDLLGGNSAQNDLIAKRTGNNQGSATGGLINVFHIYVTIEYPTGGRDQQGNLVKEQYTVETFKARMN; translated from the coding sequence ATGAAACGTACGGTTCGAGCCAACTCTAAACGGAATTTTTTAAAACGCAGGCGTTCCGGTTTTACCATTTTAGAGATGGTACTCGCGATCGGGATCGCCTCCGCTTGGCTAGCCTATGTACTCATGACGGTGGCAGAAGGGGTCCGGCTTAAAAAATTTGCGGCATTGCAAATGGAAGCGGCTCATTTAGCCAAGATCAAAATGGCCCAAATAGATTCTGCTACCATTCTGCAAGAAGACACCACGTCCGGAGAGATACCGGGCTATAAAGACTGGAAGTTCACTACCATTATCAAAGATGAGAACTTGGATCTCTTGAAACTTTCTGGAAAAGGCGGGAAGAGACCGGAAGATCTTTTAGGTGGGAACTCCGCTCAGAACGATCTGATCGCAAAGAGAACTGGAAATAACCAAGGCTCTGCGACCGGGGGACTCATCAACGTTTTCCATATTTACGTAACCATCGAATATCCAACAGGTGGAAGAGATCAGCAGGGGAATCTGGTAAAGGAACAGTATACCGTCGAGACGTTTAAGGCGAGGATGAATTGA